Within Sphingopyxis macrogoltabida, the genomic segment ATCCGGCAATCCAGGTGATAGGAAAGCCGAATATGCTGGAGTCTGGATTAGATTGAATCTGCAATTCTTCCGAATATCCCTTGTTGAGGGTGCTCTGCCTATCGAGGCTAGCAAAATCGAACGGGCTTGCATCGGGATCGGCCGGCGTTTGGGCATCAACATAGCTATAGCCAAAAATATTGATTAATGTCGCCCATCCTATGTCATGTTTTGCATTTAGGCTGAAATCATAGCCTTTCCGTTTAACGAAGGCTGGTGAGTTGGAATTGATATTATAAAATCCCGGAAAGCCGTTGCCGCCGAGGGTCGACGTACCCTGCGCCGGCCGGACCGCGCGATTTTCCTCAAAATTATCGAAATAGCTCCCAGCCAAGGTGATCTCTGTGGAACTCCCCGGCGTCCAGGCCCATTGATTTCTTACTATAAAGCTGTTTCGCTGGAAAATATCTTTGCCGTTGAAGATGTTGGTGCCCCAGCCCTTGTCTTGATCGAGACTATGGAAAGCAATGTCCGTGGCAAGGTTGGGGGTGACCCCTATCGTTCCATAGGCGCCCGCTTCAATCGTTCCGAAGTTTCCGTAGCTGAGCGAGATGTCCGCTGCGGGAATCTGACTCGGAGCCTTTGTTGTCACGCTGACGACTCCGCCAGTTGAATTTCGTCCGAACAGCGTACCTTGCGGACCCTTCAGGACTTCGACCCGTTCGATGTTGCTCAATGAAAATAACGCTGCTTCCGCGCTCTGCTGAAGGACGCCATTAACGTATATCGAGACGGAATTTTCCTGGCCTTCCGAGATGATCGACGACCCTACACCTCGGATACGAAGGCTCGCAGCCCCGCCAAACCGGGTGATATTGAGTGAGGGCGCCACGGTGCCCAAGTCCTGCACGTCGGTGACGCCGGCACGCTCCAGTTGCTCGCTTCCGACAACGGTAATCGCGATTGGAACATCCTGCAGGCGCTCGGAGCGGCGTTGTGCCGTTACGACGATCTCTTCTGGACCAGCCTGGGTGTCGTCCGCTGCGACTGACGCCTGTTGCGCGAGCGCAGGCACAGAAAAAACCGCATAACCCGTGGTGGCAAAGAACACCGCATAGGCAGCCGATGGCCTTTTCAAATTCATCTTCCCTCTCCCTTGGAGCGCCGCTAGCTTCATCAGGCACCTCCCTGGTGCCCGCGAGCCCGCTATTCTGTCGCTTCCGCGGGAGAATTTAATTGAACGTTGGTTCGTGTCCAATATCGAATGACGCTGCGTTGATACGCAGATCAAATCGCTTATGTGGATTTATGCCCGGTGAGGGAAGGGTGGGGCGCTTAAGTTGGCCTCCTTGAAGGACCGCACACCAGCAATTGGGTGTCAGTGCCTTGCCCAAATCGTCTGGCCATTGCGAAGAGTTTGGCAGAATAATGCTCGAAGTTGTCCGCAGTGGATATTTGAATGGCCAAAATTTGCGCCTTGACGGCACTGTTGTATGCCAGCGAAATAGGAGTCGGATTTTGAACGCGCCCCAGCAATTTCGCATTGCCCGCCAGTCGGCTGGCCCCGCACCGCTGCGCCGACCGGGATCGGTCCGCCGCACCACCTCGATTGATTCCGAATGGCCGACCGGCTTTGGCGAATCCTGGCGGTTGATCGGAAGGGGGCGCGATCTGTTGACCCCTTTGTCTGGCGATCCGGTCGAACTGGCGACGGGTGAGATTCACATTCTCGCTTCGTCGAAGCGCGAGATTCTCGAGCTTTCGGCGATACCCGATCACCCGCACTTGGCTGAAATGATCGGGGTTCGCGCTGGCGGGGCGAGCCGTCATGCGCTTGTGGCAGCGCTTGGTGACATGCGCGGCTCGCTGACCTTTCAGTTACTCGACGACTTTGCGGGCGCCAGCCTTGTTGCGAGCTGGATATGGTCGCGCTGGACCGGCGATTGGCAACATATGTTGCGCCGCACGGGCATGCAATCGACCGTCGGCAACAAGGGCAAGATGATTGATATCTGCACCGGCTTTGCGAAAGGAGCGAGCTCACTGACCGACGATGGTCGCGTTGATCATGAAGGTCAGTCGGCGACCGAAGTCGGTTCCCTGGTAAACCCTGGGGATCTTGCCGGTTGGCACGCCATGCCGGTTCAGGAACGTAGGCCACAGGCGCGCCGGGCGCGGCGGATCGACCTTTGGCGTGTAAAGGATGTTCTCAAGGTCGATGCGGGCTTTCAGGATAGCGGACCCAATCCGCAGGGCAAGCGCACTGCCATTCACGAATATCGCGTCCACGCCGACATCGACGAAGCTAGCGGGACACTGTTGTCGCTTCAGGTCTGGCCGCATATCCTGCCGTTCCGTGAGTGCCCCGGAGCCGCGACAAACGCCGCCCGCATGGTTGGGCTGAACGTCAATCAATTCCGGCAGAGTGTGCTCGACACGTTGGCGGGAACGCATGGCTGTACGCATCTCAACGACGTCCTGCGGTCGTTTGCCGATCTGCCCTCGCTCGCAAAACTTTTGCCAAAAGAGGATGATTGATTGCATTTCGCGGGGAATGCGGGGGCGGCTTGGATCGGGCAATGGATCCCCGCGTGCGCCAAATTATATCCGGAGCAGGTCAGTCATTTTTCTTTCGAACGCCCGGCAGGATCGATAGATTTTGCTATGATGGATTTCCCCAATTCTGCTCGATGCAGATACTGCGAAATTGACTCCCAAGGAGGCGCAACCCATCCATGGGATACGCCAACGCAAGTCCCGTAGGAATAGCGGTACCCCGGAAATATACATTCGCTATTGCCACGCGATCATGAGCAAATAATCGCGCGACCGACGGAACGAAAGCCAAGCCTAAACCGCTTTCGACCAACGCAATCATGGTGTGGAGATGCGCTACCTCTTCAACGACCGTGGGAGTGATGCCGAGCGCGCTGAAATTCAGATCGATCAGTGTTCGCAAGCTGGACGTTCCACTGCGGCTATACAGGATCAGAGGTTCATCTTTCAGATCTTCCATTTCGACGCGGGTCTGCGAAGCAAAGGGATGATCCTTTGGAATCGCGAGAACCATATTGTCGGCGGTCAACGGGATAAGTTCGACGCCCGGGCGCACCGATAGAGGTGTGCGGATGATACCAATATCAAGCTCGCCATTGAGCAGGCTGCGAGTGATTTCGACGTGCGTCGTTTCGCGAAGTCGCAGCTTCACATCGGGAAATCGCTTGCGAAATATCGCAACAATCGACGGGATGAGGCTGAACGTTGCCGATGCGACGAAACCGATCGCCAATCGCCCCCGCACTCCTTGCGACACTTGCGATGCAAAAGCGCGGACCTCATCAGCGCGTCGCAGGATATCTTGAGCCTGGGTGGCCGTCACTTCGCCTTCCGGTGTGAGTGTTACCCCGCGCGAATGGCGTATCACCAATTGAACACCCAATTCCTCTTCGAACTTGCGAATCGATACCGACAGCGCCGGTTGGGCAAGATTCAGGTTTGCCGCCGCGCGGTGAAAATTTTTGGCGTGCGCGAGGGCGACAAAATGGCGCAGGTGGCGCAGTTCCATGATAAATTTTTCCTATCGATAGACGGTTTAACGATATTGGACCGAAGCAAGGGGATATAGCAATGTCTGCGTCCTAGAACGAGGCGCGCTAAACCCGCCTGCTGCAGGGAGGGGCCAGTCAATGAGTGCAATAGCAAGTGACTATCCGGAAGAAATTATTGCGCTTCGTGAAAGCCTGACTGCATTCCTGAAAAAAGTTGTGCTCCCGGCACACGACAAATATGCACATATCCTCGACGATTCTCGACGTCGTTACACGGCAGAAGGCCGTACATCGCCCGAAGTCTGGTCGATTATAAGAGATATCCGTCAGCAATCGGCCGAATTGGGTTTTTATACGATGTGCGTGCCTGAGGCCTTGGGCGGCGCTGGGATGGGCTATTTGGCCTATTTCGCGGCTTGGGAACGTGTATTCCACATATGTTCGGCGCGCTATTGGCTTGGCCACGGCGTGATCGCCCACTGGTCGCGCGGCCCCAGCCCGCTTCTGGCGCGACTGCGGCCGCCGTTTCGGGACGCGGTACTTCCCGATCTCATGAGCGGAAAGAAAAGCTTGTGCTTTGCTTTGTCGGAGCCCGGCGCGGGCTCCGATGCGACTATGATAAAAACCCAGGCGACCGTTGATGGGGATGGCTGGCGGCTCACCGGATCCAAGATCTGGATTACAAATGCACCCTATGCTGATCATGCGATCGTATTCGCAGTCACGTCGCCTGAGTTGGCACAAGCGCGGCGCGGCGGAATTAGCGCATTCATAGTTTCGACGGATGCGCCCGGATTTGAGGTCGAAAGCCTGATCAAAATGTGGGGAGCGAGCGGTTCTGACGAGGGGCAGCTGCGATTCGATGCGGTCCGGATAGAGCCTGAGCAACTGTTGGGCGAGCTTCATCGCGGCTTTGAATTGGCCATGCTGGGTGTCGGACTCGGTCGAATTTATAACGCTGCGCGCGCGGTCGGAACGGCGCGCTGGGCCTTGGAAACCGGAATTGACTATGCCGGGACCCGTGAAACATTCGGCGCTCCGATCAAGTCTCACCAAGGCGTTTCATTCCCGCTGGCTGAATCGGCGATGCAAGTACATGCGGCGCATCTCGTCGCCCGCAATGCTGCTGAGCTGTTGGACCAAGGGAAGCGTGCGCAAAAGGAAGTCGCTATGGCGAAAACCCTTGCTGTCGAAGCCGGTCGATTGGCCGTCGATCGAGTTATGCAAATCCATGGTGCAATGGGATTCGCCAACGACATGCATCTCACGAGTGCATATATATCGCTGCGCAAGGTGATGGTCGCTGATGGGTCTTCTGAAATCCTTCGACGACAAATCGCGAACAATCTTTTTGCGGGCGATTTCGATCTCTGACGGACTGGTGTCGCCGGTGATCGAATTGCGGTTTTCCTTGTCGCGACGCGAAGGAAGGTGGATTGCCAAAGTCGTTTCCGATCCTGCGCAATGCCGTGCCGCGGCTCCCATCGCTGACCGATAGTTCAAGCGTATCGCTGATCGCAGACACGATATTGGATTTGCCATCCGAGAGGCGGATAGGTGAAGGGACGATTGGGGATCCACATGCAAGTTCCCCGATTTTCGCATGAGCAGGTCTGGGCCGCCTTTTCGAAGATTGCCTTCGCAATAGTTTGGTGTTGCTGCTGATTTGCAGATTAACTATAACACATATGGAGAGGATCGTGACAGAATTCCCTGCTACTCGAATCCAGGTTCTGGGTGACATGCTGCGAGATGCGGCGGCTAAATATGCTGATCAAGATTATATTCTATGCGACGGAGAATGGCTTTCTTACGGACAGGTCGATGATCAGAGTGATCGCCTTGCTGCGAGTCTGCAATCGCTGGGCGTTCGCAAGGGCGACCGCGTAGCCATAATGCTTCCCAATTGTGATGAGTATGTTTTCGCGATCTTCGCGATAGCGAAAATCGGGGCGATTCAGGTGCCCATCAATACTTATCTCAAGGGCGAGTTTCTCCGCCATCAGATGGCGGAGTCGGGCGCGGCGGTGGTGCTGGTGGATGTGCTGGGAGCACGACAGATAGCGTCGGTGGCGGATATGCTCCCCGATCTGCGGGTCGCCATCGGACTGGATGACTGCGATGCCATAAAGGGCGCGTTGATTGGGACAGAGCTTGATATCCACTCCTATGAAACGTGCGTGGCGTCTGCTTCCGCGCCAATGGCTGTGGAGTTGGCTGGCCATGACCTTTGCGTAATCCTGTACACTTCGGGAACGACGGGTCCGTCTAAGGGGTGCATGATCAGCCACGGCTATTACACTTGGATACCGGAGATTTTGCGGCGAGCTGGCTGGCATGAAGGTG encodes:
- a CDS encoding TonB-dependent receptor, with amino-acid sequence MKLAALQGRGKMNLKRPSAAYAVFFATTGYAVFSVPALAQQASVAADDTQAGPEEIVVTAQRRSERLQDVPIAITVVGSEQLERAGVTDVQDLGTVAPSLNITRFGGAASLRIRGVGSSIISEGQENSVSIYVNGVLQQSAEAALFSLSNIERVEVLKGPQGTLFGRNSTGGVVSVTTKAPSQIPAADISLSYGNFGTIEAGAYGTIGVTPNLATDIAFHSLDQDKGWGTNIFNGKDIFQRNSFIVRNQWAWTPGSSTEITLAGSYFDNFEENRAVRPAQGTSTLGGNGFPGFYNINSNSPAFVKRKGYDFSLNAKHDIGWATLINIFGYSYVDAQTPADPDASPFDFASLDRQSTLNKGYSEELQIQSNPDSSIFGFPITWIAGFYYLHTYAGYVPNPAIILTGTNYGAFAPVAITGVLRTNSYSGFGQTTITVLPNTHLTGGVRYTSDKRILDNQTIYKFPLLPLAENHQEGTFNKFTYKFTLDHRFSDDLMIYGTHSTGFKAGTFNLVDFGAPSVKPELLKAYEIGTKMSLPDGRIRLDISAYHYDYNNIQAQVYSAGATGIVQLINAAKAKINGIDIDFTAVPIENLNIRAGLAYTDAKYKSFPTATFYAPLPGGGTIQRVGDAAGNNIINTPKFGFNVGADYEFIMATGKFVLSTQYSHQSKFYWDFENSFEAAPRDILNASVELELDSGLSFRIWGRNLLKDRYADQGQISAFGYLEAPGAPRTYGVELGAHF
- a CDS encoding DUF2889 domain-containing protein, whose amino-acid sequence is MNAPQQFRIARQSAGPAPLRRPGSVRRTTSIDSEWPTGFGESWRLIGRGRDLLTPLSGDPVELATGEIHILASSKREILELSAIPDHPHLAEMIGVRAGGASRHALVAALGDMRGSLTFQLLDDFAGASLVASWIWSRWTGDWQHMLRRTGMQSTVGNKGKMIDICTGFAKGASSLTDDGRVDHEGQSATEVGSLVNPGDLAGWHAMPVQERRPQARRARRIDLWRVKDVLKVDAGFQDSGPNPQGKRTAIHEYRVHADIDEASGTLLSLQVWPHILPFRECPGAATNAARMVGLNVNQFRQSVLDTLAGTHGCTHLNDVLRSFADLPSLAKLLPKEDD
- a CDS encoding LysR family transcriptional regulator, with the protein product MELRHLRHFVALAHAKNFHRAAANLNLAQPALSVSIRKFEEELGVQLVIRHSRGVTLTPEGEVTATQAQDILRRADEVRAFASQVSQGVRGRLAIGFVASATFSLIPSIVAIFRKRFPDVKLRLRETTHVEITRSLLNGELDIGIIRTPLSVRPGVELIPLTADNMVLAIPKDHPFASQTRVEMEDLKDEPLILYSRSGTSSLRTLIDLNFSALGITPTVVEEVAHLHTMIALVESGLGLAFVPSVARLFAHDRVAIANVYFRGTAIPTGLALAYPMDGLRLLGSQFRSICIEQNWGNPS
- a CDS encoding acyl-CoA dehydrogenase family protein, whose protein sequence is MSAIASDYPEEIIALRESLTAFLKKVVLPAHDKYAHILDDSRRRYTAEGRTSPEVWSIIRDIRQQSAELGFYTMCVPEALGGAGMGYLAYFAAWERVFHICSARYWLGHGVIAHWSRGPSPLLARLRPPFRDAVLPDLMSGKKSLCFALSEPGAGSDATMIKTQATVDGDGWRLTGSKIWITNAPYADHAIVFAVTSPELAQARRGGISAFIVSTDAPGFEVESLIKMWGASGSDEGQLRFDAVRIEPEQLLGELHRGFELAMLGVGLGRIYNAARAVGTARWALETGIDYAGTRETFGAPIKSHQGVSFPLAESAMQVHAAHLVARNAAELLDQGKRAQKEVAMAKTLAVEAGRLAVDRVMQIHGAMGFANDMHLTSAYISLRKVMVADGSSEILRRQIANNLFAGDFDL